TTCTCTGGCTTTTCATGTTTGTTTACGTTGATCATGTTGGATGTGACTGCAATCAGCTTGATGAATCTGTTGCACAAAATTAAGTTGTGCTTCgtatattaaataaaatgtaTGGTTTAAAGTGTATATTTGAGAATCTTCCGTGTTGGGAGAGACTGTTTTCTCAAGCAACAAGGAAAATGCTTGTCTATTAGGCTCTTTTATAGGGCGAGACTTTTGAGGTATTAACAATTTTAAAGAATTTAAAGATGGCCCTGTTTTTCCTTGCCGGAGAAGATTGGGAGTGGAAATGTGATTCTCttattatgtgtttttttttaggccccgtttgtccatagatataaaaaaaaaatcatttttttttgaaattttagagttggagttgaagttgtgtttgaccataatttttgaaattatagtttttggtgaaatataattgtaaaaaagtgaaaattttttaaaaataagttttttgagtttttagtattccggaatacaactttaAGTTATATtggaattctcatggccaaacgctgattccaaaaaaaaaaaaaaaaaaaattcaaaagaaagtgaataattcttatgatCAAACGGGGGCTTAATGTGTTCTTGCTATCTTAGCTAGCGATTGACCATACATTTTGTATTAAATTCTGAAGATTTATCTTTAAATATCCATTTGGCtacaaattatgaaaatttgtcttaaaaaaatttcaagtttcaaaaatgGTCCAAACTAGTTTTTTAGACTTTCACTcataaaacttcaaattttttcaagtaaaatatatgtctaaatataacttcaagttttaaaaatcacaatttcaaaaacttaaattttcaagttttaacttcaaaatctatAGCCAAACGGGAGCTTAGTAAGCGTTAGGCATAGActctaaatatttttcactttatttaaaaattataaagttAGAGTTAAAGATGGAATTGTGTTTAGTTATATcacaaacctttttttttttatgaaacaaTTTCGCAAATTGAAGCGGATGACTATTATTGTAGTTTAATTGTAAAAAAGTTGAGGTATGGAAGTGTTTGCAATGGTCAAAGACTTCGGGCGCAAGTTGGAATACGGCATGGTATTCTAGAAGCCCATCTCACTTAACGGACTTTCCTAACCCTTTACATGAGTTGCTTTTTAGATTATCTTTCAATTTTGTCTTATCTTTGCAAATTTTGTCAATACAACATTTGATTCAGATATATTTGTCCAATATTAGACTGTCATctaaaatttataataattataaacttttaaattttgatttaatattttttatacaaaaatttaatgtgttaaaaaaaaaattaatatgttCGATATTTTAAAGAGTTcataaattacaaaaaaaaaaaaggaattgaaaagaaaaaatgtgaGCCTAAAAGCTATCCAAAAGTACTACCGacgaaaattttggaaaaggaAAGTCCAAATCAAGGCCTCCTATTCAAAATCTTAGATCATGCAGTTTGCTCATGGtttaatacaacaaaaaatttaagcaCTCTAATATTTACACCAGGTCGTACTGAgttatcataatttatttacTCCCtgttcaatttatgtgatacacttttttttagtctattaaaaaaatgatacatttctatatttagaaataattaaaCTCAAAACTTTCCCTTTTACCGTTAATGAAtgaccacacaaatatttatatcTTGATTTAGACCAGATTTAcatccacacaaatatttataacttgatttagaccacaagtttattcacaagtcttcctttcttcttgaatttcgtgtctagtcaaattatatcacataaattgagacagatggAGTATAACTTATGGTAaaagtattactattatttgacgaaaatattttattaataaactcTATGAATCTCTAGTATCTTTTATtctctcttgttttctcttgttctctcttattttctcttgttctcttttattttcaaatatcaaaTCCTAACCAATTTTAGTTTCTTACAATTTTGATTATTAAAAACTGGAGTATGAATTACAAATTCTTTGTATATAgctatcatatatcatatagaaTGATTGagaaataagtaaaatattgtACGTATTAGCCATATCCCAAACATCAAACCCTCCCTCCTATTTCAAGGTCGGACAGACGCACGATTACCCAATAATATTTTTGTTAATTTGCATAACGCTTATTTTGTTTCAAGACGTGGTAAAGTGTGTGATGCCATTTTTATAAATTGAAGTATTACTTAATATAGCTACAGTTCTTAGGAATTCTAATTCATTTAATCAATTATACTTTACAATGATATTTTCTCTTTCTGGTTAGTTGTCAATTATTAAGTTAATAAATTACCAGATATATTCATACAAACTCTCTATTTACTTAAATGATGTTACATCATTTGAAGTAGATAAGTTAACTATTGCAACATCGAACTCTCTATTGAATTAAATGATGTCACATCAAATTGGATGGAAGGAGTGTATGATCTAATTAATCCCTTGAACTCTATATGTGGAATATGTTTAGCTTGCTAGCTACAATATGCAGCTACTCGTACACGTATTCGAATCCAatcaataaaagaaaagaaaattgaatttgGAGCTCCAGAGTGACATGAATAGATGGTTAAATAGTCAGAACTCAGAAAGCTTTACATGTGTTAGTGGTAAATGAGATACAGTAGTTATTTTTCTGCATTTTCGTTATTCATTACTTTTTCATGCTTCCTTGTAGTCTATCTTTGAACTTCTATTATCCAGTTTTTTCAAGCATCATTGTTTTGTCCCAACTCCCAACCTTTATTATTTGTTTCCATTGGCTATGGGCTATTGCTGTTATTGTTAGTCTGTTGGAGACATCCGATAAAAAGaactgttgttgttgttgttgttaatattgatAGGATATGGTAAAGATTTATTCTCACTCAATATGTACAACAAACACGTACACATGTCGTTTACATACAACACCGTCTACCTCATCAACAAGATAGACATATATATAGACTTCTACATTAAGAAAAAGAACCTGATATCATCACCAAAGAGAGAATATTTTGATCATGATCAAGTTAATTAGGACGATAGCACTTAACGGACGTGCACTATCAGAACAATGACAAACAAGTCATGATGAGTCTTAACTCTTAAGACAAGGGATAAGTTTCACCTGAAATATccccatatatatgtaaatataaatttgTTGGTTTAATATAATTATATCTTCCGAAGAGaaaagataatataataaaaacaaacaagGCTGTCTTCAGACAAGGGAAGTGAGATCTTAAAACATCATCTAAAATGGAAACCATAGTTCCGTAATTCGAATTCACAAAAGGCCGTTGTGAGACTagttctttctttgaaaactaTTTTCTGGTCAAATTATAAATTACACAGAACTTGGTCATGATGTGCCCTGTCTATTCTATATCCCTTTCTCTCACCCGTCAAATGCATGGGAAGAAAACTCTACTTATAAACTAGTAATTGGTGGCTTTGTTTGAAAAAttctaaatgaaacaaaagtgtgaatatttatcttttgagtttttgCAGACTAAtttgttttagttgattttgcgaaaaaagaaagaagagatagATTTGACTTTTTGGCAAAATCAACTTAAACAAATACTTTTTAGAAAGAGTTAAGTATACGCTGATAATTGATATTCTTTTTCCTATATAATTCAAGTAACTTCTTATATCAGTCTATTAGGTAACtcgagaaataaagaaaggagtTGCTATAATCAGTTAAGTTGTATTTGATAAtataaaatccttttttaatttttaatatgtaCTAACAtaagtcttttgaaaacaattgaatttataaacttagttCATTATTATCATGACGAGCAGAAGGAGCTAGCCACAAATAAAAGTTTAGGTTTGGCACTAAGCCATGTAGCCTTACAGGGCCGCACATTTTAGGCAGATGAATTTTTTGTAAGATTACTTAGAAGAGTTGTACTCGCACAACCAGCATTGCTGCGATATTTACTTGATTTCGTCTCTAAATCAAATACACTACTACGTACTACACACTATACACAGTCTACACTTGGTCATTTCACCGTTTGCCTTACCATCTTATTTCGAATTAGTAAAACTGGAAATGGAAGATACACTCATATAAGCAGTGCAACAAGTCTCCaaccgtttcaatttatatattttacttttatttaagtttatttgaaaaataatgttgctttttatatttaataatattttgatttcaatatCTCACTTGACATGTTAATTAAGATCATAAAATTTAAAGGGCATTTTGATTcattacacataaatttaatttgaaatcacaaaaatcaaaaacttcttttactttttaaaatttcgtgTCCAGACAAAATaagacacataaattaaaatggattaggtaatttttaattaaaaagttgCTCATAGTTGGTGTTTATACCATGATAAAttaggccccgtttgtccatagaaacaaaaaaaaattcactttttttggaattttggagttggagttgtgtttgaccatagtttttgaaattgtagtttttggtgaaatgtagttgtaaaaaagtgaaaaaagtgaaaaaatttgaaaaataagttttttgagtttttggtattccgaaatacaacttcaagttgtattcggaattcttatggccaaacgctgaaaagtgcaaaaagtgaaaaaaaaattccggaataaagtaaataattctTATGTGCAAACGCCTACAAATACATAAAACCCATTTTATTGCAAATAGATTTATGTGTCTGCTACCCTCTTAACAACTCGAGGTAGTCCCTTGGAAAGAGTGCTGCCAACATTTTTTCattgaaagtgaagaagaattCAGTGAGCTCTTAAATTGAACGCTTTGGTTGTTTTAATTACTCATAACAAAGACTGACATTTGAAAGAATTGTACTACTAGTAAATTGAGACTGCAGGACAGCAATTTCACTAGAATCGtttctttatttcttctttcattttctgtTGTTGCCGGGtccattttcatccaaaatgtCATTATACtgtaaaacaattaaaaaaaaagagaatagtaAATCACTTTCTTTATTAAAGTGCCGGACAAAATAAACAATTGAAGTCTAGCATCACCGAGCATAAGATAGGCATACCAAAATGACAAAGCAAAAATGAAAATTCTAGCACGCACGTCCAATAAacaatctaacatcaaattcTATCAATAATTCAGGATTGTAGAGCTATAATGATTTTCACATATCACACATAAACAATGAGTTTGAACAAGAAAACATACCCGAATCTATTAGTGTTTTTTTGATTTCTAGAGTGGACGTCTTCTGATTTTGCTTTTCTTGATGAGAAAACTTGTTTTCTCTCCCTTTTTCCTTTACTGTTTTTGTACAGAATAGAGTGGATGAAAAATACGGTATCTCACAGTTATAAAGGTAGAGCGAGGAACGATTACAATTAGTCCCACTCTCCAAGTAGTGGAGAGTTATAACCAAAACGGAAAAGGGTTAAATGTACCCTTCGTTacactttgggtccaaatatacccctattgttatactttgggtcgttatactttgggtctaaatatacccctcctccgtTAAAATTGTCCAAGGTAGACACCAAATCTGACGTGGCACTAATAACTTAGTGAGCTGGATACCATGTAGCATGCTACCTCACCATGCACCCAACTCATTTACCCTTCTCTTCCCCTTCTTCACCCACCATTACCATCTCCTCTCCCTTCACAGCCACCGCCACCATTAGCACCACCACACCACCATCTCCACCTTCACTCCCTCTGCCTACAACAACCCTAAATTACTCACTGCacctaaaataattaaaatgataAACTGATTTTAATAGGAGTAATTCGTCTTTTGTCgtgaaaatttaaaagtttcttTGTTGTTGCTAACGTTGTGCTCAGATACTTGTAATTTCCAGTATTAATTTCAAGGACCCAATTAGAAatcttattcaattttttttttttttttgttaatggaaaaacaaaacaaattaagtgatagactatgtaatagtacacgtaaatattgtaaatattctcttccttatgtattgtaatcaGGTCCTATAATTTAGCCTAGTATCATTCTGATAGGAGATACCTACTTTGAATATAATGACTTTCATACATCAATACGAACACGGATTGATTTCTACATGGTATCGACTAGGTTTCTCCCAAAGACCCTAGCATCCCAAACCCTAGCcgtcccctctctctctctctctaacccTAGCCGTAGCCGCTACCccttcctcctcctcttctcTCTTCAATGGCTGACAACAAAAATTTCCATTCTGCTTTAACCGTCACGAATGTGAAATCTTTAATCCCAATCACTCTAGACATGGAAACCGGCCATTATCACGAATGGGCGACGCTATTCAAAGTTCTAGCCCGCATCCACTCCGTACTTGAACACATCATACCACCAACTGACACCACTGAACTCACCGCGTACAACGCAACAAAGGCGGCTAACCTTCCGCTCTGGAAACGGCTAGATGCGGTGGTCCTTCAATGGATATACGCCACCGTCTCCCATGATATTCTTACCTCTATTCTCGTGGCGGATGATGTTGCAGAGAAGGCTTGGAATCGAGTTGCTCAACTTTTCCAAGATAACAAGCACTCAAAGGCGGCGACCTTTGAAGGCGAATTCGCCACCACAAAAATGGCCGACTTCGGCTCGGTTATGGCCTATTATAATAGGCTCAAGTCTCTCGCGGATCGCCTTTGCCAACGTGGGGTCGCCGGTGTCCGACCAACGTACGGTCTTTGCGCCTCCTCGCCGGCTTACCGGAGACATATGCACACTTTGTCACCACCATCCAACAGAAGGATGTGTTGCCCTCTTTCTCTGAAGTGTGCTCCAGACTCAAGCTCGAAGACGAGGCAGCCAAGGAACGTGCTCACGATTCCAATCCCGCGGCTCTACTTGTTGATAATGATACTCCCTCCCCGCCACCTGGCGGCAACAATAATTCAACTAACCGTCGTGATAATAATCGTGGCAGGAATTCTAACAGGAACAAGGGAAAGggtaacaataacaacaacaaccgcGGGAAACTCGGCCGCGGCGGCGGACAGACCAGACGCGGCCGGTGGGCGGCGGGACAGCCAACGGCGAGGGGCTACCATCGGCTGCCCGGCCGCCCCGACGGTGGCCCCCCTCGGCCCGTATCCGACGAGACAAGGGCAGCGTCCCCCACCGCTGCCGGCGGCGGCATTCTCGGTGCGGGTCCACGACCTCGACGAGCCTATTCCATGCATGTTCCGACCACCCCGGGTACACTCCGACAGACGTGGAGGCAGCCATGCACACTCTGTCCATGCATCAACGGGATGAtaattggtacatggacaccggaGCGACTTCCCATATGACTGCCAACTCAGGTACTCTcacgtcttattttaatttgagcaaTAATTCTGGAATCATTGTTGGTAATGGTAGCACTATTCCAATTCAAGGCTATGGTCAtacatcccttcccccacctAATCCTCGATTACGTCTCCGAAATGTCTTGCATGCTccaaaactcatcaaaaaccttATTTCCGTACGTAAATTCACTAAGGACAATAATGTTTCGTTGAGTTTGATCCTCTTGGGTTTTCTCGTGAAGGATTTACCGACGGGGAACCGCCTAATGAGATGTGAGAGCACCGGGAATTGTATCCTATCAATGCCACGAGAATGGGCCACTCCACCATCCACCTTCATTGCCGCATCACCTAGCTTGTGGCATTCCCGACTCGGCCATCCGGGAAATGCTATTCTTAGTTCTCTTCGTAGTAATGCCTTAATTGAATGTAATAGGGCCCGAACTTCTTTTTGCACCTCTTGTCCTTTGGGGAAACATGTTAAATTGCCATTTTATGATTCATTGTCATTTACTACTATGCCGTTTGACATCATTCATAGTGATTTATGGACATCTCTTGTTTCAAGTTCTAATGGGCACCGctattatgttttctttcttgatgattatagtaattttcGTTGGACTTTTCCAATCTCTAACAAGTCCCAAGTCTATTCCacttttctatcttttaagGCATTAATACGGACTCAATTCGAAAGAGACATTAAAAACATTCAATGTGATAATGGGCGGGAGTTCGCCAATGGGCATTTTCAATCTTTTTCACCTCAAATGGTTTAAATTTCCGATTTTCTTGCCCCCATACCTCTCCTCAAAACGGCAAAGCGGaatgaaaaattaaatccattaacaacatagtGCGCACTCTTCTTGTCCACTCCTCCGTCCCCCCCTTTTTTGGCATCATGCTCTCCAAATGGCCACATACCTCCTTAATGTACTTCCCACCAAAGTCCTTGGGTATAAATCACCGACGCAAGTTCTCTATCAACGAACCCCTTCCTATTCTCATCTCCGGGTTTTTGGGTGTCTATGCTATCCATTTTTCCCATCTACAACTATTCATAAGTTACAAGCAAGATCCACCCCGTGTGTCTTTTGGGCTATCCGTTGAATCATAGAGGATATAAATGTTATGATTTatccaccaacaaaatcatcatctcacGGCATGTCATCTTTGAAGAAACTCAATTTCCCTTCTCCAAATTGCACTCCCCAACCCCAACTTCTTATGATTTTTTGGACCATGGGATTTCTCCATATACCCTGCATTTTCTGTCACAGCCTACTCCACCCGTCGTTCCCTCGGTCCAGCCCCTCCCCCCCCACTGCTGCACCCACGGTCGCTGCCCAGCAGCCCCTACCCCCCACTGCCCCACCCGTAACTGCCCAGCAGCCCACCCGCATGGTCACTAGAAGCCAACATGGGATTTTTAAGCCCAAACAACCGTTCAACTTAAATACTTCCAGCACTCTCTCCATCTCGCCTATCCCACGAAATCCTGTCAGTGCTCTAAATGACCACAATTGGAAAGCTGCCATGGTTGATGAATATAATGctctaattaataataagacgtGGGAGTTGGTTCCACGTCCCACTGATGTgaatcttattcgttctatgtggATTTTTCGTCATAAAAAGAAATCTGATGGTTCTTTTGAGAGGCACAAAGCCCGTCTTGTCTGTGATGGCAGGTCTCAACAGGTTGGAGTTGACTGCGATGAGACTTTCAGTCCGGTTGTCAAACCGGCTACTATTCGCGCTGTCTTGAGCATTGCACTTGCACACTCTTGGCCCATTCATCAGTTGGACGTCAAGAATGCTTTCCTACACGGTAATCTTAATGAGACTGTTTATATGCATCAACCTATTGGGTTTAAGGATCCAAAAGCATCCCCATCATGTATCGTCTCTTGAAGAAATCGTTGTACGGACTTAAGCAAGCTCCCCGTGCATGGTTCCAACGCTTTGCAGACTATGTCTCCACTATTGGTTTTTCACATAGCCGATCTGATCactctctctttatttattgtcGAGGTTCTGACATTGCTTACATTCtgctatatgttgatgatattattctcACAGCTTCCTCAGATGCTCTCAGAAAATCCATCATGTCTCTGCTTAGTGCCgaatttgctatgaaggatTTGGGCCCTCTAAGCTATTTTCTGGGTATCGCTGTTACCCGGACTTCACACGGCATGTTTCTCTCTCAGAAAAATTATGCAGCAGATATTATAGAGCGTGCGGGCATGACGCTACGTAAGCCAAGTCAGACACCGGTCGACACCAAAGCCAAACTTGGTGCCACGGCCAGGCCTCCTTGCGATGATCCCACCCAATATCGTAAGTTGGCCGGCGCGTTGAACAAGTCTCTttcaaaaacacaaaacaaagacGGCATAAACATTGGTAACTTTGtaataaattcaatttttgCACAATAATTTTCTCCTTAGACCaatgaataatattttttggaaaTAAGCATTAAGatggggtatatttgacccttttccgtaacCAAAATTAACTTCTCCTATTTATCCAATTAGAATTTAGTTAATTAATGATTTATTAAACCAAAAATAAGTGTGGGCCACGTGGGCCAAATTTTACATTCTCCCATTTGGCGCATGCGACCTTATTCACTTAATGgtttaataaatatttcattcatTATGTGCATGAGTAAATAGTAAATTCTTCTTTTATTGGATATATCATTCGttgttattaaaaaaatcaactaATATGAGTCATGGCGGTTAGACATCACTTATTTGACATAGTCCCTTCCATGTACTACAATATTAGTCTATCACCCAACACAACCTTTATAAATACATAACGGTCCACCAATAATGCTTAGAATCCATtattaatccaaaacatgttATCATCATTCTCAACATGATGTATACAAGAGAAAACTGGTAATAACAGAAACATATAAATGAGCTCACAGTGTGAATTGCATAAGCATAATAAAGTCCTTACATAAGGTCATTCATTGTCATCAATAAGGCCCCATCAACGTGTTCAACAAATGTTTTGGGCGGTAATCCTTTCGCCAAAGGATCGACAATCATAAGATTGGTGCTAATATGTTCAATTGACACTTTATGTTTCTAGACTTCCTCTTTAACGGAAAAGTAGTTCAATTACATATGCTTAGGACTCTTTGAATACTTGTCGTTTTTAGAGAAGAAGACTGCTGCAGAGTTGTTACAATAAAGTTTTTCAGCGGCCTGGCAATACTATCGACTAGTCCAAGTCCTGAAATAAAGTTCCCCAGCCAATTAGCCTGAACCATGGCCTCAAAGCATTCCACAAACTCAGCTTCCGTAGTGGATGCAGCTATAACAGACTGCTTCACACTCTTCCATGATTTGCTCTTGCTTCATGATCACTGTAACATAGGCAATTTTGTAGATGTGCTTGATGTTACTAGATTATTGTCGTTATCCTGAGTCGGGCACATAGGGGTGATATTGGTTGAACTAGTTCTCTGACATAAAGTTTTAACATTGAACCTTTTAATGATACGAGAAATAATTCTCTACTACAGTAATgtattaaataaaagaaattattatgtcctaattttatttggaattaCGTACGTAAGATTCGTTAATCACCAAAGCAGTCGAATCTTTATGAAACTAATTCCAAAATAATGATTGATCCTATATTCAATTACTCATCAATCTTGATCGATGCTTATAACCGCTATAACACTCATgggtaaattaaaaaatttggttATAAGACATTTATGGATTGCCCAAAAGTTGattatggatttcatgttaGATTGTTTATGCGTACGATCTATAACTAGTGAAAATCCTTACATAATCTTGTTAgaataaatgtttgggggtAACAATTTTAACTCGTTTTCGTCCTTCGCGTGCCCAGTTCTCACTTTGATGCCCTTCAGTAAAAATGGACACATCTAATTCTCTATATGAATATTCAAATGACAAACGTTTTGAAGTGTTGGAAACGGCTTCAAGAgttacaacttttatttagaaGTTATGTCCATATTCCTTATAGTGAGAGGTAAATATTTTTGACGTTAATCCTTGTATCACTCATTTGGAATTTTAGTCGGTTGCATAATTTTGTGTTGGCCTTAGGGCTTTCCACAGACCATAAATCACTTCCCTACTACTCATCATTTTTCAATTATCCATACGCCCTCGGGTGGGTCCCTCACACCTGGGGTTTATCTTTattactagttatgtgaggcccgtgctaagcccgtgttatatcccgtatttttgaacctcGGATTATCTACtggggtggggcccacacaccgagattttttttttggaacctctgtaaagtcatatgaatcacatatgtaaagtcgaacacaactcatgaagtacccttgggccaaatcaaagtggaagccctccaaacgaatatttttaagaaaacgttttcgggtgacctgactttgaggggcaaaaacggtattataagtttgaaatttgggaaaataccaagaaatagaagttgtagataatttaaTTAGCTTTCCatccataggtcgtgggttcccaggtgatgtcggtacaaggagatacgaacgttttaaggtcgaaaggtcagtgggctaggcccaactcgggatcAACCGAGttggcccaaaaaaataaaatgaaaatttaggcccaatgtttaaggggtggccggccaagtgaggcccaacccatggttttaatgaatatttccatgtgctaattaattataaatggtCATTATctaatagaattttcaagaaacaaagaaagaagagaaagaagaaaaaccaagaacacccaaagggaccatttcgggtttgGCCATAGGAAATTCACCCTCAAAATCttgcctctaaaattattttcttgttgaattcctactaattcaaggtcccctACAACGTGGCGTAGTTATTTCTAAGATAGACCGCCGGTTTCGTCGTTTTAACAACTTGggcaagtaaagaagattggaggaaaaggtaaggattcattcccttttatatgttataaagcctttgtttatgttgtagtatgtagaaatgagtagaaagtatggaaatatggaagtttgtaaagTGGGTGTGAAGAtaggagtgtggccgtgtgtgtatatatgttgtatattcaCAAtgagttgtattctagttgtgagtAGGGTGGAattaatattggaaatgaaagttgaatgaatttggtgaaagttggaaaatctCCATGTTAGCCGTGGGAACGTGtatgatgaaatggaaatggattaatgttgtttaatatgttaattgcgttgttgtgatccttgtattgtaaatgtaggaaaaatgatgtaagttgcattgaaatggaatgtgggaacttatgtcgttttcttatgattttatgacattatggaattaagttgttaaggtgcaaattatgatgatcgttgatgaacttagaagatggaaatgtgttatgaatgtgtatgttaaagattagaagaattggataaactatggctttgg
This portion of the Lycium ferocissimum isolate CSIRO_LF1 chromosome 1, AGI_CSIRO_Lferr_CH_V1, whole genome shotgun sequence genome encodes:
- the LOC132062305 gene encoding uncharacterized protein LOC132062305, encoding MADNKNFHSALTVTNVKSLIPITLDMETGHYHEWATLFKVLARIHSVLEHIIPPTDTTELTAYNATKAANLPLWKRLDAVVLQWIYATVSHDILTSILVADDVAEKAWNRVAQLFQDNKHSKAATFEGEFATTKMADFGSVMAYYNRLKSLADRLCQRGVAGVRPTLKLEDEAAKERAHDSNPAALLVDNDTPSPPPGGNNNSTNRRDNNRGRNSNRNKGKGNNNNNNRGKLGRGGGQTRRGRWAAGQPTARGYHRLPGRPDGGPPRPVSDETRAASPTAAGGGILGAGPRPRRAYSMHVPTTPGTLRQTWRQPCTLCPCINGMIIGTWTPERLPI